The sequence ACTCGGGCGTGAACTGGTAGCGACCGCCAGCGAACAGGAACTCGTCGCTGGTGGTCCTGTTGCCGAAGGTGATGTTGCGGCGCCCGCCGTTGAAGACGGTCATTTCCTCGTTATCCGAAGAGTCCCGATAGTTGACCCGGTCGAGCTTGCCGAGATCGAGCGTGAGTCCTTCGACCTCCTTGCTCTGCAGCCAGGCGCCGCGATAGGTGTTGGGCAGCAACCGGCTGTCGTTGCGCATGATGACCGGCAGCACCGGCTGCAGGGTACCGACGTGCAGGGTGCTGTTGGACAGTTTCGCCTTGGCCGTCAGGCCCGCCGAGCCGTAGTCGTCCTGGGCGCGATTGGGCGCTTCGCGGTCCCGCTGAAGGATGCCGGTACCGCTACGATCCGGGCTGGAGTCGAGTTTTACGCCGAGCAAGCCGAGGGCATCGATGCCAAAGCCCACAGGCCCCTCGGTGTAGCCCGATTCCATTTTCAGGATGAAGCCCTGGGCCCACTCCTCGGCCTTGGCCTGCCCGGTCCCGGTTCTGAAGTCGCGGTTCATGTAGAAGTTGCGCAGCTCGACGGCGGCCTTGCTGTCGTCGAAAAAGGCAGCGGATGCCGTCGCGGACGCGCCCAACGCAGTAACCGCCACGCTGCTGAAGACGAAGAAACGGCTTAGGGGTTTCAGGTGCATAGTCATCTCTCTTGTTATTGTCATGGTTGATGCAACTGCAGACCCGACCTCGCTCCTGCCGGATCTGGTTTTACCGCCTCATGCGGTAAACCGGTCGCTGCCGCTCAACGAGCGGCAGCCTTGGGCACGCGGCCCAGCAGATAGAATTCGTCGTTGGGCGGCGTGCGCGCCATCGAAACCAGGCGATTGGAAAGACCGAAAAGCGCGGCGATCGAGCCGATGTCCCAGATATCGCTCAGCGTGAACCCCACCGCCTCGAGTCGCGCCTGCCAGGCGTCATCCAGCACACCCCGCCGTGCGGCCAGGTGAAGGGCAAAATCGAGCATCGCGCGTTGTCGCTCACTGATGGGCGCGGTGCGGTAGTTGACGGCTACCTGATCGGCGATGAGCGGGTCCTTGGCCAGGATTCGCAGAATCGCGCCATGGGCGACCACGCAGTACAAACAGCCGTGATCGGCACTGACGGCCACCACGATCATCTCCTTCTCGGCCTTGCTCAGGCTGTCGGATTCACGCTCCATGAGGGCGTCGTGGTAGTTGAAAAACGCACGAAACTCATCGGGTCGATGAGCCAGCATCAGGAACACATTGGGCACGAAGCCCGCCTTCTCCTGCACCGCGAGGATTCGCTCGCCGACATCCTGCGGCAGCGAGGCAAGGTCTTCGATGAGTGGAAAACGGCTGATGGATTGGGTCATTGCTGGGCTCCGGATCGTTCGGATGTGGGCAGGTGCGTGCGGCCGGACCCGACCGGCGGGCGCCGCGTTACTCGGCGAGGCCGAGTTCGGCGACGCTGACTTCACGCATGCGGAATTTCTGCACCTTGCCGCTGATGGTCATGGGAAATTCATCGACGAACCGGAAATGCCGCGGCGTCTTGAAATGCGCGATTCGCCCCTTGCAGAAAACACGCAGATCATCGGCACTGGCATCGTGCCCCGGATGGAGCTTCACCCAGGCGACAATCTCTTCGCCGTAGGTCTTGTCCGGCACTCCGATCACCTGCACGTCCGCGACCGCCGGGTGGGTGAAGAGGAATTCCTCGATCTCGCGCGGGTACACGTTTTCACCGCCCCGAATGATCATGTCCTTGTTGCGCCCGACGATCTTCAGGTAGCCGTCGTCATCCATGATGGCCAGGTCGCCGGTGTGCATCCAGCGCGCGCCATCGATGGCCGAAGCGGTCGCTTCGGGGTTGTTCCAATAGCCCAGCATGACGCTGTACCCGCGCGTGCAAAGCTCGCCGATCTGCCCGCGTGCAACGATCCGGTTGTGCTCGTCGACGACCTTGCTTTCCAGATGCGGCTGGGTTCGACCGACGCTGGTCACCCGCCGCGCCAGATCGTCGTCGGCCGCCGTCTGGGTGGACACCGGGCTGGTTTCGGTCATGCCGTAGGCGATCTGCATCTCGCTCAGGTGCATTTCGTCGATGACCCGCTTCATGATTTCGATCGGGCACGTGGAGCCCGCCATGATGCCCGTGCGCAGGTGACTCAAATCCAGCGAGGGTCGCTCGGGATGGTCGAGCATCGCGATGAACATGGTGGGCACGCCGTACAAGCCGGTGGCCTTCTCCTCCGCCGCCGCCTGCAACGCCGCCAGCGGCTCGAACGCAGCGCTCGGATAGATCATGGTGGTGCCATGGGTGACGCAGCCGAGATTGCCCATCACCATGCCGAAGCAGTGATAAAGCGGCACCGGGATCACCAGCCGGTCGTGCTCGGTGAGCCTCAGGCTTTCACCGACCATATAGCCGTTGTTGAGAATGTTGTAGTGGCTGAGGGTGGCACCCTTGGGGAAACCCGTGGTGCCCGAGGTGTACTGGATGTTGATCGGGTCGTCGAACTGCAATTGCTCGCTGCATTGACGCAATTGCTCCGGGCCTACCTGTTCAGCCATGTCCAACAGGCCGCGCCACAGCAACATGCCGTCCACCGGCGTATCGCACAGGCTGATCACCCCGCGCAGCTCCGGCAGCATATGGCTCTGCAAGGCGCCGATGGCCGAACGCTCAAGCTCCGGTAGCAGCTCATGGAGCATCGCATGGTAGTCGGACGTCTTGAACGCATCGGCGCAGATCAGCCAGCGGCAGCCGGACTGCTTGAGTGCATATTCGAGTTCGTTGAGGCGATAGGCCGGGTTGATGTTGACCAACACGACGCCGACCTTGGCACTGGCCAGCTGGGCGATGCACCACTGCGCGTTGTTCGGCGACCAGATACCCAACCGCTCCCCGGGCTGCAGACCAAGCGCCAGCAGGCCGCGTGCGCAGCGGTCTACCTGCTCGGCCAGCTGCTTCCAGGTGTAGCGCAGGTTCTGGTGACGCACGACCAAGGCCTCACGGTCGCAGAATCGTTCGACCGTCCGGTCGAACGCCGCACCAATAGTCATCGCCAACAAGGGTTTGCTCTGCGGTCCGCAGGTATAGCTCGGAAGACTCATGTCGATCTCCTCAGTCTTATGTTTGTTATGAGGCCTTGCTTCCCGGGGCGCTGGAGAGTTGACAGTCATTCCGGGCATTGGTTACGTTAACGTAAAGGTAACAGCGTGACAACCCACCGCACCCCACACTGAAAGCAGTGTCGGAATGCACCAGGAGCGAGGCCGACAGCCAGGCGAAATCAGTGTTCGCTGGCGCGGCATCGACGACCAGAACAATGACAAGACAAGCAGGTGGCGACATGAACTATTCCGGCCTCAACTTTGCCCTTGGCGAAACCGTCGACATGTTGCGCGATCAGGTACGCGGTTTCGTTGCCGGCGAACTGGCCCCGCGTGCCGAAGCCATCGACCGCGACAACCTCTTTCCCCACGACATGTGGCGAAAGTTCGGCGACATGGGCCTGCTCGGTATCACCATAGACGAGGAATATGGCGGCGCCGGCATGGGTTACCTGGCGCACGTCATCGCGCTCGAGGAGATCAGCCGCGGCTCGGCGTCGGTCGGCCTGTCCTATGGCGCTCACTCCAACCTTTGCGTCAATCAGATCAACCGCAACGGCAGTCCCGAGCAGAAGGCCCGTTACCTGCCCAGGCTGGTTTCCGGCGAGCACATCGGCGCACTGGCGATGAGCGAGCCGAACGCCGGCTCCGATGTGGTCTCGATGAAGTTGCGCGCCGACCGCAAGGGTGACCGCTTCGTGCTCAACGGCAGCAAGACCTGGATCACCAACGGCCCGGACGCCAACACCTACGTGATCTATGCCAAGACCGATCCGGACAAGGGTGCGCATGGCATCACCGCGTTCATCGTCGAGCGCGACTGGAAGGGCTTCTCGCGCGGCAACAAGTTCGACAAGCTCGGCATGCGCGGCTCCAACACCTGCGAGCTGTTCTTCGATGACGTAGAGGTGCCGGAAGAAAACGTGCTGGGCGTCGAGAATGGCGGCGTCAAGGTTCTGATGAGCGGACTGGACTATGAACGCGTGGTCCTGGCCGGGGGACCGGTGGGCATCATGCAAGCGTGCCTGGACGTGGTCGTGCCCTACATCCATGACCGCAAACAGTTCGGCCAGAGCATCGGCGAATTCCAGTTCATCCAGGGCAAGGTCGCCGACATGTACACCCAGCTCAACGCCAGCCGGGCGTATCTGTATACCGTCGCCCAGGCGTGCGATCGTGCCGAAACGACCCGCAAGGATGCCGCTGGGGTGATCCTCTATACCGCCGAAGCGGCCACCCAGATGGCGCTGCAGGCGATCCAGATTCTCGGCGGCAATGGCTACATCAACGAATTCCCGACCGGCCGCCTGCTGCGTGACGCCAAGCTCTACGAGATCGGCGCGGGCA is a genomic window of Stutzerimonas stutzeri containing:
- a CDS encoding isovaleryl-CoA dehydrogenase; the encoded protein is MNYSGLNFALGETVDMLRDQVRGFVAGELAPRAEAIDRDNLFPHDMWRKFGDMGLLGITIDEEYGGAGMGYLAHVIALEEISRGSASVGLSYGAHSNLCVNQINRNGSPEQKARYLPRLVSGEHIGALAMSEPNAGSDVVSMKLRADRKGDRFVLNGSKTWITNGPDANTYVIYAKTDPDKGAHGITAFIVERDWKGFSRGNKFDKLGMRGSNTCELFFDDVEVPEENVLGVENGGVKVLMSGLDYERVVLAGGPVGIMQACLDVVVPYIHDRKQFGQSIGEFQFIQGKVADMYTQLNASRAYLYTVAQACDRAETTRKDAAGVILYTAEAATQMALQAIQILGGNGYINEFPTGRLLRDAKLYEIGAGTSEIRRMLIGRELFNESK
- a CDS encoding peroxidase-related enzyme (This protein belongs to a clade of uncharacterized proteins related to peroxidases such as the alkylhydroperoxidase AhpD.), encoding MTQSISRFPLIEDLASLPQDVGERILAVQEKAGFVPNVFLMLAHRPDEFRAFFNYHDALMERESDSLSKAEKEMIVVAVSADHGCLYCVVAHGAILRILAKDPLIADQVAVNYRTAPISERQRAMLDFALHLAARRGVLDDAWQARLEAVGFTLSDIWDIGSIAALFGLSNRLVSMARTPPNDEFYLLGRVPKAAAR
- a CDS encoding AMP-binding protein, coding for MSLPSYTCGPQSKPLLAMTIGAAFDRTVERFCDREALVVRHQNLRYTWKQLAEQVDRCARGLLALGLQPGERLGIWSPNNAQWCIAQLASAKVGVVLVNINPAYRLNELEYALKQSGCRWLICADAFKTSDYHAMLHELLPELERSAIGALQSHMLPELRGVISLCDTPVDGMLLWRGLLDMAEQVGPEQLRQCSEQLQFDDPINIQYTSGTTGFPKGATLSHYNILNNGYMVGESLRLTEHDRLVIPVPLYHCFGMVMGNLGCVTHGTTMIYPSAAFEPLAALQAAAEEKATGLYGVPTMFIAMLDHPERPSLDLSHLRTGIMAGSTCPIEIMKRVIDEMHLSEMQIAYGMTETSPVSTQTAADDDLARRVTSVGRTQPHLESKVVDEHNRIVARGQIGELCTRGYSVMLGYWNNPEATASAIDGARWMHTGDLAIMDDDGYLKIVGRNKDMIIRGGENVYPREIEEFLFTHPAVADVQVIGVPDKTYGEEIVAWVKLHPGHDASADDLRVFCKGRIAHFKTPRHFRFVDEFPMTISGKVQKFRMREVSVAELGLAE
- a CDS encoding OprD family porin; amino-acid sequence: MHLKPLSRFFVFSSVAVTALGASATASAAFFDDSKAAVELRNFYMNRDFRTGTGQAKAEEWAQGFILKMESGYTEGPVGFGIDALGLLGVKLDSSPDRSGTGILQRDREAPNRAQDDYGSAGLTAKAKLSNSTLHVGTLQPVLPVIMRNDSRLLPNTYRGAWLQSKEVEGLTLDLGKLDRVNYRDSSDNEEMTVFNGGRRNITFGNRTTSDEFLFAGGRYQFTPELTGSYYYGGLDGIYDQHNINLVHVLPIGDKQSFKTDLRYVRSTDDGGSNVDNNAFGAIFTYRLGGHGFTGGYQKMSGDTGFAYINGGDNALINLLQINDFGNQDEKSWQVRYDYDFAAMGIPGLSLMTRYVTGDNVDRGAGLSEGKEWERDTDIAYVIQSGPLKNLGMKVRNATVRSNFGADLDETRLILSYTLALW